GCCCCGCGACGACGACCGCTTCGCCGACCGCTACGACACCCTTCTGTTCCTGGCGGGATCGCTCTACGACCGGATCGAATCGTCGGCGGCCTGGCGGTCGGAGTACTTCGAGGTCCAGCGCAGCCAGCTCGACCTCGTCGAGGAACTCACCCAGATCGCCGTCGACACCGTCGCGCTGCGCGACCTGCTCGGCGAACTGGACCAGGCCATCCGCGCCACCCCGGCCGCGCGTGCCGGGCTCGAGGCCCGCAAGGCCGCCCTGACCCCGGTGTGGGACCAGGTCCTCGCGCGCGTGACCGCCCTCGCCCGGATCGGCGACCTGCTCACCCGCGCCGAGGAACACCTGCACCTCGCGCACGTCGCCCACCGCACCGCCAGCCTCGACCAGCGCATCGACGATCTCATCGGGCGGTCGGGTGCACGCGAATTGTCCGCCGAGAACACCGAATTCGTCGGCGACCAGTTCGGCGCCGCCGCCGAGCTCATGGGCACCCTGCAGCACGCCCTCGGTGTGGACATCGCCGAGCTCACCACCAAGGAGCGACCGGCCGAGATGTGACCCGCTTCACTGGTGCATCCGACTGTTCGGTGGTAGCTTCCTCGCGTCCTATCGGGGGTCGGATGGCAGGGGGCGCGGTGGCGTCGCGGTTCGCGCGAGCAGGGATGACACGAGCAGGGATGATGCTGGGGGTCGCGGCGGTCGTCGCGGTGACGGGATGCACAGGAGCATCGAGCGTGTCGGTGGTCGACGACCCCGGCCTCGAGGCCGGCTTCGACTCCGTCCTCACCGACGGCCGGTCCCGCACCCTCGGTGAGATCACCGCCACCGCCGGAATCCCGTCCTGGGACCGGATGTACTACTTCCGCGTCCCGTTGCTGCGGAGCGACCTCGACCGCATGCTCGGCACGGCGGGCACCAGCTGGGACGGACTGCCCGGTGCCGACGCCGAGGGTGTGATGGTCTTCGTGTCCGGCGACGAGGTGGTGCACGCCGTCGTCGACCGCGAACCGGCGCTGTACCTCAATGGGTTCGCGACCTCCGACTCGACCGTCACGCCGGACTCCCTCGCCGGGATCCCGCGCGTCGCCGTCGAATCCATGGGGCGGTAGGGGCCCTCACGCCTGCTCGCGCTTGCGCCACTCGATGGCGGGGCAGGTGTCCATCACCATCGGCACACCCGCCGCGACCGTCCGCGCGAAGGCGTCCTCGTCGATCACACCGAGCTGGAACCACACGGCCTTCGCGCCGATCCGCACCGCCTGGTCGGCGAATTCCCCTGCCACCTCCGACTTCCGGAAGACGTCCACCACGTCGACGGGGAACGGGATGTCCGCGAGCGAGGCGTAACCCTGCTCCCCGAGGACCGTCGGCGCGCTCGGATGGACGGGCACGATGCGCTTCCCACGTTCCTGCAGCAGCGCCGCGATGCGGTGTGCGGTGCGTTCCGGGTTGTCCGACAGGCCGACGATCGCCCAGGTGTCGCACTCGTCCAGCATGAACGACACGGAACCGGGGTCCTGCCACGAGTCACTCATGGTCCCCACGGTACGCCGCGGTGTTCCGATCCGGCTGAACACAACCATCGACCCGGGCCTCCGATCGCGGTGGACTGGTCGGGCGTCACCGCACACCGATCGACCACACCGTCACGAACACCTCAGGGGGAGAGCATGACCATCACCGAACTCGACCGCGGATCCGTTACCGCGGAGGAGATCTACGCGGCCGGCGGGATCACCGTCACCAAGCTGGGCGAGCACATCGGCGCCCGCATCGACGGGGTCCGGCTGTCCGGATCGCTGCCGAGCGAGACGGTCGAGGCCGTCCGGTACGCGCTCGCCGTGCACAAGGCCGTCGTCTTCCGCGGCCAGGATCATCTCGACGACGAGGAGCAGTGGGCGTTCGCGGGCCTGCTCGGCACGCAGACCCAGTCGCATCCCACGGTCCACTCGAAAGGGAAGCGGTTGCTGCCCATCGAGGGCGCGGCGAACAGCTGGCACACCGACGTCAGCTTCGTCGACCGCATCCCGAAGGCCTCGATCCTGCGTGCGGTGGAACTGCCGCCCTACGGCGGGGCGACGACCTGGGCGTCCACCACCGCCGCCTACGATCAGCTCCCGGATCCGCTGAAGGCGCTGGTCGACAACCTGTGGGCCCTGCACACCAATCTGTACGACTACGCCGAGAAGTACGACGGGGGCGGCTCCGATCCCGCGCTCGACGAGGAGCGGCGCCGTTACCAGGACGAGTTCCGCCGCAACACCTACGAGACGATCCATCCGGTCGTGCGGGTCCACCCGGAGACGGGGGAGCGGACCTTGCTGCTCGGGCACTTCGTCAAGGAGTTCGTCGGTCTGAAGTCGTCCGAGACGACGGCGCTGCTCCAGCTGCTGCAGAGCCGGATCACCAAACTGGAGAACACCTTCCGCTGGGCATGGGCACCCGGTGACGTGGCGATCTGGGACAACCGCGCCACCCAGCACTACGGCATCGCGGACTTCGGCGACCACACCCGCCGCCTGCACCGCATCACCCTCGCCGGCGACATCCCGGTCGGCGTCGACGGCACCGCGAGCCGCGTGGTGCAGGGCGACGCGAGCGAGTACTCGGTGATCGAAACCCCCTCGCGTCTGCCCGGTTTCGGAGACTGACGCTTCGCGACCCCCGGCCCCGGCAGGTGCTGCCCGGTTCTCACACGGCCCGGTACTGCGCTCCGTCGCGGATCCACAGCACCCCGTCACCGGGGGTCGCGCCCTCGTCCTTGAGGGCGCGCTTGAGGATCTTGTTCGTCGCGGTGCTCGGCAGGTCGGAGGCGATCCGCACGTAACGCGGCCACGCCTTCGGCGACAGATCCGCCTGGGCTGCGAGGAACTTCTCGAATTCATCGCAGGACAACGCGCTTTCGTCGCGCAACACGATCGCGGCCATGATCTGGTCGCCGACGTGCTCGTCGGGCACCCCGTAGACGGCGACCCGGCTCAGCTGCGGAAGACGCTGCAGGATGCGCTCGATGGGTGCTGCCGCGAAGTTCTCGCCGTCCACCCGCATCCAGTCGGCGGTGCGCCCGGCCAGGTAGATCCACCCGTCGGCGTCCTTGTACGCCAGATCGCCCGACCAGAACATGCCGTCCCGCAGCCGTTCGTCCGTGGCCTGCGGGTCGTTGTAGTAGCCGGTGAAGAAACCGGCGCCCTGGGTGTTCACCAGTTCCCCGATCGCCTCGTCCCCGTTGAGCAGAGCACCGGTCTCGTCGAATCGCGCAGGAGGACAGAGCTGTACGGTGGCAGGGTCGTAGACCTCGACGCCGGGGAAGCCGCGCCCGATCGACCCCGGAGGGGTGCCCTCCTCGCGGGTGATGATGATGGCCGCCTCCGTCGAGCCGAAACCGTCCCAGACCGTGCAGCCGAACCGCCGGCCGAACTCGTCGATGTCCCGGTCGGTCGCCTCGTTCCCGAACGCCACCCGCAACGGGTTGTCGGCGTCGTCCGGCCGTTCGACGGTCGCGAGGATGTAGGCCAGCGGTTTGCCGACGTAGTTCATGTAGGTCGCACCGTAGCGGCGCACGTCGTCGAGGAACCGCGACGCGGAGAACGTCGCGGGTGCCATCGCGGCACCGCTGCACAACGACACGCACCAGCCGGCGAGGATCGC
This region of Rhodococcus sp. Z13 genomic DNA includes:
- a CDS encoding TauD/TfdA dioxygenase family protein: MTITELDRGSVTAEEIYAAGGITVTKLGEHIGARIDGVRLSGSLPSETVEAVRYALAVHKAVVFRGQDHLDDEEQWAFAGLLGTQTQSHPTVHSKGKRLLPIEGAANSWHTDVSFVDRIPKASILRAVELPPYGGATTWASTTAAYDQLPDPLKALVDNLWALHTNLYDYAEKYDGGGSDPALDEERRRYQDEFRRNTYETIHPVVRVHPETGERTLLLGHFVKEFVGLKSSETTALLQLLQSRITKLENTFRWAWAPGDVAIWDNRATQHYGIADFGDHTRRLHRITLAGDIPVGVDGTASRVVQGDASEYSVIETPSRLPGFGD
- a CDS encoding CoA-binding protein, which gives rise to MSDSWQDPGSVSFMLDECDTWAIVGLSDNPERTAHRIAALLQERGKRIVPVHPSAPTVLGEQGYASLADIPFPVDVVDVFRKSEVAGEFADQAVRIGAKAVWFQLGVIDEDAFARTVAAGVPMVMDTCPAIEWRKREQA
- the fadD1 gene encoding fatty-acid--CoA ligase FadD1; this encodes MADTVQQALRALLDDDTTAIVHDSGNRTWREHLTEASAQASALLSLMDHDRPVHVGALLGNTPAMLHAIAGAALGGFPLVGINNTRRGEGLARDILRADCQVLLTDPEHAPLLDGLDLGDVRVFDVTGSEWRSLVDGAGPLEPFREAQPADPFMLIFTSGTSGDPKPVMLPHMMVLFSGNTLVPRFSITSDDVVYLSMPLFHSNAILAGWCVSLCSGAAMAPATFSASRFLDDVRRYGATYMNYVGKPLAYILATVERPDDADNPLRVAFGNEATDRDIDEFGRRFGCTVWDGFGSTEAAIIITREEGTPPGSIGRGFPGVEVYDPATVQLCPPARFDETGALLNGDEAIGELVNTQGAGFFTGYYNDPQATDERLRDGMFWSGDLAYKDADGWIYLAGRTADWMRVDGENFAAAPIERILQRLPQLSRVAVYGVPDEHVGDQIMAAIVLRDESALSCDEFEKFLAAQADLSPKAWPRYVRIASDLPSTATNKILKRALKDEGATPGDGVLWIRDGAQYRAV